The sequence below is a genomic window from Dermacentor andersoni chromosome 6, qqDerAnde1_hic_scaffold, whole genome shotgun sequence.
GTATAATGGGtattgcaacaaaaaaaaaatgctgaaaatGCATTAAAAGCTAGTGTGTGTTCGAAATTTGACGTACGCTCCATGTTTATATAGCTGCGACCTTTCTATCGTCCCAACCAGAAGAAAACGCAGTTTAGATGCCGGTATCATTCTGTTTAATTAATTGGTACAGCAAAATGTATAACCAAAACGCTAATTTTCGCGTACAAAACGCTtaacgcggaaaaaaaaaaagatcaatatGCAATACTCTGCAGCTGTAGCGACAAGGTGTACCGTATATGGTACACCTTGTCACTATGTCAATATGCGGACATATTGTCCGCATGTCATCCCTGACGGCAACAACAACCGTCGTTCGCAGAAATTTCATACTTCCTCGCCCCCATCCTTTCTGCCAGGTTCGTCCATTCAAAAGGTAAACAAAGTTGAATTTTGGTAATGCATACAAATAAATTACAGAGGCAAGGAATTGGCGAAGTTGAATTTCCGTGAAGCCTGCACACTCAGCCTCCGAGTTGCAGCATTGCCATTAgtacccccctcccccacctccctctctctctacttATTCTATGCGACGACCTCAGGTGTTCAGTGCAAAGACTGGAGCGCGCTCGCACTCGACCGCTCCTTCGAACTTGGTGTCCGAACACTTACTTGATGGGACTTGGTTTGTTCTTCGGAGACTTTGAGTAAGACACGGACCCATCCCTACATAGATTGAAGCAGAATAATCGAAGCACTCGTTGCATCAGCTGCTCTTGGAACGTTGCAGTAGACAAGCACAATGCCACATTTCAAGCCGCGTAAGTTCAAGTCCCCTCTTTTCTTTAGAATGCGATCGCGTGCGCTTGAAACATGCACGGCAAATGGTTGACACACCAGCGTCGTTTGAGTGAACCTAGCCGGGTAAACATTTCAAAAAAACACCCACACCGCTCACGTAGCGACACACAAGAAAGACGCACCTGCTGATCAAGGTAGATTCCGTGCTCTGGCTGTCCATGGTTCCAGAATATGTCGCAGGCGCAAACAACTGCACGAAGTGCTGGACGGAACGCAGAAGTGCGACACGGCGACGCTATAGCACGCGTTCACAACACGTGATTGAGTTATAACGTTCGCGTGACTCACGGCACCTGCTCGCCCAATCTTcggtctttctctttcttttctttccctgcCCCGCTGCTCGCGCACCTTCGAATGCGGGCACGTACGTACCTGCGCGATGTGATTCTCATTTCGGTGCTGTTCTGCGTCTTGTTTTCGCAACTGACGCTATTCAGTGCAGGACAATGACACAGAGTGCATATGTATCGGACAAATGCAACAGAAAACGACTCGTTGCGTCGCGTTCGGCATATTTTGAACGATTCAAGCTCTGCCCGCGAGCTTGGGCCGTTGTTTTCGCACTGTACGTCATAAGCAGAAGAAAAGGATATGGTAACACTTGCAAGCGaaaattgaagaaagaaagttTTCTtgcagcgtctttcttttttcttttttcggaaatgatttttttttttttttgtcttgcagaCATTTAACAATTGCCTTTTCGGCCACACAAGagttcgtgctttcttttttcacgaaAAATGCATTTGGCAGTTCAAGTTACATATAGAACGTTCCGTTTCTGCTTCAATGTATGTCTTTTTTATTGTATGTGCTATTCTCGACTAAAGCTTGCCTTCGAAAGTTCGCTGTGTGTCTCGAATACACGGCGCCCTGTTGTACCAGCATATATTTATGTATACTTTAATACGCGATGTGGGAATCACGCAGCATGCTGCACTTACCTTTCTCCGGATATGCGAACAGCATGCGCGCTgtcttgctgctgttgttgcactactactactattaattaattcattcattcactcttcttttttttcccgagaATTATTTGCGGGTTTTGCTTTCATGTTGCTTTAGCTTATCCCACTTGTGCCATTCGATTTCGCACTCCGGCGCCCTTTAACTGGCCCTGCCAGTACTGACAAACTCGTTCTTCGCCTGTTCAACAAAGCTGCTGTACGAACTGCCGTCCTCATCGTTGTAGGGGCGTTTCGCATGCAGGCATCCCTTAAATAAATGACAAGGGTCTATACACGTTTCTCGGGCCCTTTATTCGACTCCTTTTTAGACGTTCACAGTGCATGTGTGAAAGAGGGTGTTGCTTTGGCCAAGAGTTTTGTGATGAAGACAGAATGGAAGAGTTGTCATGTTAAGTAAATAGGTGCGAAATTGTGCTCTTCTTCCcttcgtttctttttcgtttcctaTTTTCTCGAGGAGGGCATCTTGgagcactaaaaaaaaatgttcaaatCCACTTCCCACTTTTTCACGCGGTATCAGTTCTACATAGTTGCACGTGCGCAGAAGATTAGTGAGACGCTTCGTCAGGTCTATTTCGTTGGACATTAGTCGCGGCGAAACAACACAAGCACGATAACAAGAGTTGTATAGGTATCCCAAGCGTTGGTCTTTGCGCTCACGCCGCTTCGCCGCTCATAATGATCGAAGGGAATTGCCATGCCAACTGGCATCAATAAATGAAAATGTGAGGGAGTGCGATCTATGGAAAGAGTCAAAAGGAGGCCATCGAGAATGCCATAATATAATTTTGTGACAAGAGTTTGCCGCTCTCGACTGCTCAGTTCAATTGTATATATAGGACTTCCCACGGCAAGAACAAAATGAATGAGGCGCTTTGCTGGTATGTCTGAGCGCTGACGATGGCGGCATTGACACCCAATCGGCTGGCTCTGTAACCGCGACACAGGTGTGTATGAGTGCACTGGGCAAACACAAGCGAATTAAGGTACGTACGCTTAGCCAATATAAAAGCGAACACTTCATCTGCCTTGAAATAGCGATTCTTGAAACCGTGCAAGTCAACACCTCACTCACTGCTATTTCTCATGTTGTTCGCCTGTTGAAGAATCCCGCTCACGCAACATTTTTCTCATTGCGAGCATACACAAGGAAAGTCAACGGCTTTGATCACAAATTCGGTGTCTTTTCCTTTCATGTTGGCGCAACGCGTGTGCAAAGCGACATGCGGCCACCACGCGACGAACGCGTGACCAGCGGCCGCGGTAAAATAGAGAACGGAGCGAGATGGGTGGAGAAATAAAACTCCGCAAGCGCATTCCAGGCCGCCCTTGACTTCACGGAGGAGGCAGACCTCTTCAGCCGATCCGTGCGGACAGCGGATTGAAGAGGTCCGCGCGGAGCGTACGTGCGAGTAGACCCACACTGAAAGACGCCGCTGGACGAAAGTACTGACGGGACTTCTCCCGTCAGTACTTTCACCCTGCCATCGAGCTGGCCATGTTCGGAACTCTACCTGTCCTCTTCTCCATTTCCCCACTCTCCCCGACTTGTATACCGCAGTTGAGGTTTTACTATAAAGTGAAGTACTAGTTAACGCTGATTTCATCCAGTAATCACTACTCCACTCCCCTGCCCTCCCCCTCCAGATACAAGGAgaagcacaaataaaaaaaaaaaaaagggtatatGTAGGCGAACAGCTAAAGCTCATAGACGACGCCTTGCCACGATGCTTCTTGATCAATAGCAGACTTTCCTAAAGAGAAAGGGGGCGCGTAAAGAAAGCACAGGAGAATCGCCTGTCGTGTATCGCAGGCAGCTATATATACAACAAGGGCAAGCCTTTGCACGGAGGACAAAGACGGTAGTCGATTTCCTAATTTCTGATTCGTTGATCTAACCCAGTGATGGCCCCTACTGATGGATGAGTTGaaggagaaaaacaaaactaaaacGGCGACGGCACGCAACGTATTTCCGACGTCAGCGTATGTGGGTCGCGCGGGAGTACTATACAGTACATGCTACCACCATGACCGGAATGCATACCACAGGGGTTCACTTTAAAACAATATTCGCAGTAAACACGTTTCGGTTGTGCATGATGACAGTGAAGTAGGCGTACAGCGAAAAACAGACTCGTCGACGCGTGGCGACGCCACGTTCAAGAAGAGTTGGAAATACGATGCGTGTGGTTACCCTATATATAGCAAGACATACAAGAAGACAAAACGCGTACGTGACGAATTGTGCTGCCGTCAGTGCCCAATTGAGAAAGGCGATAAACACAGCCAGATGCGTCTGTGCGAACCCAAAGCTCTTCGAGCAAACTTGAATCAAATTCATGTGCGGAAAAACACGTATACAAGTAAATATAGCGTTCTGTTCCGCGTTCTGTACTGTCTCGTAGTGACTGTACTTGTACGTAGTAGCTGAAGTGACAGGAATTACTATAATTTGGCGATGTCAAGCAGAGTACTGCAGGAGGGTTTTTCAAATGACGAACTTCTCCCAGGTGCGCTCTTTTGCTGCTATTTTCCATCGGGAACCAGCTTTACCGAACGAAATGTACTTATGATCCAACATATGCACATAATATATAAGATGTCCCAGCTATCGTTAACCAAGCTGTTTAAAAGATATGTAAAAAAAtaggctgcggcttagctcagctaaccctggatatgcaaagcgaaagcttggtttagcttggttaagtcttggtttcattTGGTTAACCATTGATCTGGGTGTAATTaatatacttaggtatacaatcatcgttaagtcaggtatgacggctgtgcctaggtcggtggctagacatgactgggATTAGGCTTGGGttgacacgcatcgttcgacggtgcgacggctgttgtgccacagggaaagcgcaaatgctagacatgcaaagagacgccgcgaacacggGCATGCGTCGAAGCCACGGTGTAGTCGATGCACAAACGGACAGGATGCGAACGCGGTCTCTACATTTatctcgacggtgcgacacctgctgcattccggaccctctccagtgaagcagctcgccgggcgatatccgcggcGTCGTCAGGCGCTGCTTAGCGatgacggctcaaagcctcccgcccCCACGGAATGCTCAGAGGAGACGGCCCGGCTTCGCTCTCATCCATATGGCCGAGCTCGCGcagactaggcgagcgcggcgctcctcttagtcaggcgcgcggcgagtcacgtggtcaggcggcgacccagctgcggagagcgcatgcgccaagccggcagcggcggcggagctcggcgcggcgagtcacgtgatgcgttacCAAGGttcagctgcggtcaaatgaaggtcaaattgctggcgacggcgaaactcggctcgatgcggttagtaaagcttttgCTGTAAACGGTGCAAGATTTTGAGATCCACGGTattcggtcgtcagacctctgacgactGAACATCCTAGGTCTTAAACTCGTGCCTCGCAccgttatttaattttttttttcgttgagcagcttggctaacgttaactgGAACACACGGTATATAATATCGCACTCAGTTACGGGGCTTCCTTGTTTTTGACATTTTCTCCATCCTGTTGCGAAGTCTGGTCTGACGCAGGTTTGCTCGAAGACAGTTCTGGGCGTGCCATACGATGAGATCAAGCGCTGTACCTTGGAGCTATGTACAAAATTTTGCGTACAAGGTCATCGTCTGTCTCCTCTTCCTTGTGGCAAGGACGACATGCCGCTACAAGCACTTCAACCATGCATGTTCACATGTACAGGCGCATGCCAATCCCACTCTTGGGGTCTTCCTGTACGCGTGCCTCGTCGTCGTATCCTTCGTATGGAGGCGGCTTCTGCAGGTAATCGAGCAGGAAGGGCGGCAGCCGCTTGTGCGGAGGCAGGTCGTCGATGTGCAGCTGCGGTACCTGGGACGCCACTGAAGGCAGGGTCTCCTCTTGGCGCGACTCGTGCTCCTGGAGCTCTCGGTAGTAGGACACGCTCACCAACAGGAAGTATGTCTGCGAGATACGAAATTATGAATGTGAGAATAGGTTAACTGTATCTGCAATAGAGCACTCGCAGCTCTTttctctttattgtccctttaacaGAGAAAACGAGATATGTAGAGAAGCAACGTACCCTAGTCAAGACGATGAACAGAACCGGTATTAGGGTGTTGAGGGGTAACGGCACCTAGATCAGGAAGATGCAATGGTATAAGAGAAATAAACTTCGAAAAACTTAGTTACGGGAGCATACTAAAACAACGCTCTTATAAACGGCGACATCAACCAACCGTTCTAAACGCTATGAGAGAACCTGCTAATTGAACTCACGGTCTGATAGCGGCGGCAGGAGAGCACGATAACTGCCGACATGAGTGCTGGCGACACGATGCCGCAAGTCGTGAGTCCTATGAAGGGTAGCAGGAGCCAGCGACTTTCCTGCGGAAGCACAGCCAGAAACGCGGAAATCACTGACCAGTCATTCAATTTTGGCTCCATAGACGCGCTTTTGGAGCCGGCAAAGCAGCCACCATTGCCGCCAGAACGTATAAGAACATGGTGAACAAATATGCATTAGCGAGTATTCCACATTCTTTCGTGAAGTGATGACGAAGGCCACATAATATAGAAAACCAAGACAACACCCCGTATGCGatcacactgttttttttttttttgccttcgcgCTGTGTGCTGTGCGCTTCATTGATGTTTTAAGAAAATAATTGAGACGGCGCGTATAATAACGGCGATCTAATTACCCATGGATTGCATCAACATAGCTTTCACATCTGCGTCGTACAGTATAAACGGGCTCTCTTCACGCTTTTTAGTGAGGTTTAGCGAAAGGATTACCACGAAAGTCCGAGATCACTGTAGACGTGTCACGTTGATTGGAGAGTGTGCATTGGCAAACAAGGCCAGCTGAGAGAGGTAGCGAGACAGTCATAAGGAAAAGTGGCACAGTTGACGCACCAGTGTGGTTGCCTTGATGGCTAGCCAGGAGGACATCATCTCGAAGAGCAGGATCAGGCCGAAGCCCAACATGGCCATGAACTCCACGACTGGCGAAGCGGCTGCAGAGGCATGCGAACATATATGGGTGCACGGCGCCGTGTAAGTTCTTGCTAGGCGCATACTTCGCGACCAGATGCTAGTCGTGAAACCTTAAatgtatcgcaataaaaagaaacagcgaATCCGCATATACTTGTCTTGTACTGGTAATCTTTCAGTACGGTGTTTTCATTTGACGCAGGAAGAAGAAATGCTATAGAGAAAGAACGAACAAGAAACTACGGCGCTATTTCTCTCGCGCGCTGTTTTTCTGTGTCAATCCAAATTAGCAGACTTCTAAACTTGAAGTTCTAGTCTGCACTTCTTCGGGGcataaaaatatttattattataGCGGCAAAAGCGAGGCAAAACTCTTTCCcccagcccctccccccccttttttttctgcgtAAAAACACCTCTGAAGCATTTCGCTGCTTCTGCTCTGTCAGGATTTCTTCTAAGAAATGCAAAATAACAGTTAGTAATGGTTATTTTCGCTTCTTCCCTTTAGTTTTTATTCTTACAggggaacaacaacaaaaaaactccTTCGTTGACTTATTGCCCAAAAAGGTGTTAATAAGTGTAGACCACGCATGACTAGCCGATCGTCATCACTGCTGTTACGCAGACTTTATATGTATCCATTATGAGCCCATACATACAATTAGACCAACGTCCAAACATGACGATCGAGGCCTATAGAATTCCGGGACCATGACGTCAGTCTAGTGGGTCCATGCATCCAAAAGGGAAAACTGGCAGGCAAGCGGCGACGCTTATCAAGGGACCGAACGAGTTCTGGGGAAATCATCAAGGTGCAAGTAAAGGAGTGAAAGCTGTCGTTAGTATCTGAGAGTCATTACCTTGAGAGCAAAGTCACATGATTAGTTCTTGTATAGACGCACGTTTACTCTTCTATCATAGGATGGAGAGGTGGACCAGCTGGTATTTCATTCTCGTAAGCAGCTTCGAGCGCACGAAAGACGAGCGATGAAGCTGTGTTGTGTGTCGCCTTAATTCTTCGTATCTCGTCTTCCCTGCGTTCCAGGTTGTTTACGAGAATGTACTCCTGAAGTTCATAATTTCAGCACTGCGTGATTAGCGACGAAAACTCCGGGCCATAACTGCAAAGTAATAAGTGGTAGCGTTCTCTTTCGCCCTTTCCTCTCACTAAACTTTCTTCTCGCTCTGCGAGTTTCCAAGTCTCTTGTCTACAGATGGCGTTGATCTATATCAAAAGCACGTGCAGCGAGAAAATTGAAAGCgtcggagcaaaaaaaaaaaaagaaagacaacaacaacaaaaaactgtACTTTCGGTTAAGAGTGAAGGGGCCTTCAAGGAGCATGTTAAATGTTTGTGCGCTATTTGTCGACTACGTGTCTTAACTACACTACCGTAAGGCGACGGTGACAACAACAAGCAGAGGCTTGCCGTCGTGTGCGTGGCAGAGCTGTTCTTAACCGTGTCCTCGGTCGTACTCGGAACGACCTCAACCTCATTCAACAAATGCACGCGCATTTCCGAGTTTGCCAGCCCGCGGTTGATTTCTCTCGGGAAATCGTAGCCCACGTATACGACGTCGGCAAAACACAAAGAGAAAGGTCGAGTCGACGTTTGCGGTGCACTGCATCGTGCGAACCAATCCTGAGAGCACGCGCGCGAGCGAGGCACCGCGGTGCGCAAGTGGCAAAAGTGGGTCGCACGCTCACGTGTCACGTCGAATCCCAGGGACCTGTTGATAGATTCGAGGAAGCCTTGCTGCCGGTACAGCGAGATCATGTAGGTGACGAACAGCAGGCTCGTCGAGAACTGAAACGAGACGAACAGAGAACATCGGGTCAAGTGGTCGACTCGCCTCGAGGGTGGTTCACTGGTGCGAAGACTAGCGTATATGCTTCGCTTGTTTAACTAAATCACGTTACCGTCTCGATGAGAGAGAGAAGGTGATCAAAGAACGACGTCGAGGTTAGCCACGGTCGAGCCCCGTCGGCTACCTTCCATTGAGGGAAGCAGAAATGAGAAAAACGAGATGAACAAAAGGAAACGAGGTTTTGTGGCGCGACCTGATCCCCGCGCAATTAGAGAAGGCCACTCACAATCACATGCTTTCCCGAGTCAAATTTATGCAGACTCTTAATGCTCTCTGTGCAGATGACGGCTGATGTCATTGACCGGTTCATTGACCGGAAAAGtcagagaggtcggccggaaagtGGAGTATCTGGCTTGCTACTCTGCGCAAGGGAAGGGGCTGGTGTCAAACTTAGTCTTGAAACATTTTATCCCGTGAATGGTTGGTCATTTGGCTCCTTTAAGCTGATTTAGCGTGGAGGGGACAGAAGCTTTTTGGTTGTCCTGGGAGGGAAGTGACGTAAGTTTGTTCGTTTGGTCCGACTGCTTATTAAGCTGTGTCTTGTGGCGCGACTAAAGATAAATTAGGCTATACTTTGCACCAAGCACAAGCTATAATAATAAATTATAAATTTATAAGTAGAATTAGCTTACATGGATATAGCACATTAGACATCCATGTTTAGcactagcgcaaaaaaaaaaagaagaagatacACAGAACAAGTGGAAGAAAGAGACACACATCATCACTCATCACTGCTTCTTTCTTGTACTTCGTCTTCCTGCGCTATACACTTACGTATCGTCAACCTATACGAACTCGCCAAAATTTCGGTTTTGCTATTAGACGTCTATGAGACTTGCTCGCTTAAATGTAAAAATACAAGGACCGAAATAAGACTTAATGGCTATGTAATATAACCCAACATTCCTTATTTATTAAACAATTGAATCGCATGCCAGAGGCGAACATTGTCGTCGGGGTCCGGGATTAGCTTTTCAATGGGCATATTCAGCTCCCGAACAGCCCCGATGTATCTGTACCCTTACGTTTTGTCCTGAACAGCTGCGGGCGAAACAAGTTACGCGAGCGAACGTCAGCCGGGATCACTGAACCCGGCGCCCCTGTGCGCATTCAGACCTGCTACAGCTGACCCATGGCCTGCCGAGGCTGTGTTATTCCCATCACAGCTGAGAGAGTGAGGCAACCACTTCGCCTTGTGACGCCTCATGCCATTACACAGCGGTTGTTCTTGTGATTAAATGCGTTAAGTAATTGCTTTGGAAGCATGCAATTCATACGCATACAACTTCTGACTGGCGTGGAATTGCTTGGAACGAGCGCACTTTCCTTTTCAAGGAATATTGCATTATCAAGAGAAGCAATTTTTTTGTTGAATATTTGATTCGACAGGATTTGCTGCAAGGCATAAAGAATACAACAAAGTTTAAACAAAAGCTTCCAACTCTGCATCTTGAAAAAACTGCAGCAGTTTCTTTGCAAAGTTTTTATCCATCACCCAACGGTCAAGGTTTCTTAAGTCTTATGTAATTAAGTCTTAAGTCTGATCGCCCGCGTTCCGAGTCGCATCCAAAGCAGGTGTCGAGCCCCTGACGTTGTCACAGGTGCTGAGCACTTGGAACAAGTTCCTTGATCGTCTTTTGCCGGTCCCCAAGCACAAATGATATTTTCGTCTCGATGTTAATCAGCACAACAAAACTTTGATGACCTGTTCGTTGTGTTGTGAAATGCTTTCTGCATTGAACCACGTGGCATCGTGTTGTTCCGTGTGGCCTAAAAGAATTTCGTGCGAATGCAACCATCTCGCATTTAAAAAACGTTGCTGAAAGTGCGTTTTTTGGGTAACTCTGTGCTTGCTTAGGTACATTACAGTAAAACTGCCAGTATTACCCGCGGACTTACAACATGCCTAGTTGTCTTTTCCAAGCTTTCGTTTAGTAATTTCCGCCGTTTTCTTGGCATGTAATCGCGATAAAATTCATACTTCATAGCACATCGTTTCTCTTAACAATGCAAAGCGATTGGGTTCGCCTCATCGCTGAGAGTTACTTGGCACGCGATGCTGTGTTCTCGGGGCGATTTTTGATTTCGTCGTCTTAAATGTAACGCCATAGTGTTATTGTAAGTTCGTCTGGTGTCATCTACGAGATGATGCGCTTTTCGTCACCTTATGGTGAATACTGCGGAAATTCATATGTACAAACTCCTGTTGTGTTGCCCTTCTTTCGTGGCTGTTTTGTGCTTCCTAGAGCTGTGAGTCGCTGTGTAATTTCACGTAGTGCACGTGTGTATTGCGGTTaagttaacacacacacacacacacacacacacacacacacacacacacacacgcacacgcacacgcacacacacacacacacacacacacacacacacgcacacacgcacacacacacgcacgcacgcacgcacgcaccattATTAACGACACAAAGGAAAAGATAGATACAAAGCCTTAAGACATACCAAGCTGTGCCTTAGAGAGACACTAGAGAAATAAACTATAAACAATTATGGTAAAAGAGAACTCGGACCTTCATTTCCTGTTCTAATAATCAATCTAAGCCAGGGTTACAAGACTGGGctaatagccaaattgggctacttctCAAGCGAGTTGGAAACAGAACTTTTCTTTTGGATATGTGACTGCATTTGGGCTATATTTCTTTCTGAGAACTAACCCCCGACTCTTTACAGCTCGGCTACCCTTGAGACACTAAGCAAGATACGCTGAGGAGGGGGCGGATGCCACATCACCATTTTACCGGATGATCATTTGAAATTGTGCATCGCATACCAAATTAGGCGGCAGCAAAAATGTGGCAAACCATATGTGTGGCTGCCAATCACTAAGTACCATGCTTAGTTGATAAGTTAGCAAAGTTCTAGTCGCCAATTTGTTAACATCCTTGTTTCTGAGGTGCAGCTGCCATC
It includes:
- the LOC126521495 gene encoding uncharacterized protein — encoded protein: MTPRTGFFKCSLQRGTRYSAVITLFSTSLLFVTYMISLYRQQGFLESINRSLGFDVTPASPVVEFMAMLGFGLILLFEMMSSWLAIKATTLESRWLLLPFIGLTTCGIVSPALMSAVIVLSCRRYQTVPLPLNTLIPVLFIVLTRTYFLLVSVSYYRELQEHESRQEETLPSVASQVPQLHIDDLPPHKRLPPFLLDYLQKPPPYEGYDDEARVQEDPKSGIGMRLYM